Genomic window (Juglans microcarpa x Juglans regia isolate MS1-56 chromosome 2S, Jm3101_v1.0, whole genome shotgun sequence):
CTGGTGAAATAATAAAGCTTCTGTAGAAGCTTAACTCCCAGTAATATCATTTGACATGTGCATCTCTTTTATTAATCTAAATATCCAAAGAAACATTATTTAATCAACCGAAAAGTATCTAACATGAAGATATCCACATTATCAACAAATTCATCGGCTAATATGCACACCTTTCGAACCAAATCAAGCATAACTAGAAATCAAAACACAAACGTAATCAACAGCAGATCCAAGCCCAACCTGTACACGAGAAGTGAGGATCCATACAATACTAGTCAAACAATCAATAAGACCAACACCCGGAGAATCATTATACACAGAAATCAaacatatcaattttaaaatggataaaaaaaatcttcaaaaaagtCGAGAAAATACTAAATCAAACCAAACCCCACAGAAACATATTATGCACAATCTCACTAATCAACGAGAATCAAATGGACATTACGCAGATCATGAAACACCCACTACAAAACCAGCAAAAATAATAGCAAAAGACTTCGAAACGAATCAAGTAAGCTAGAAGTCATAAAATTGTATAATCTCGGCGTTGAGAGAAGAATCCGTCGAATATCTCATCCAAACATGTTCAAAGCGGTTCAGAACAAATCAAATTAAACCCAAAATCTTTCTTAAGACAACTACTAAAATACTTGACGAAACAGCTGTCTTCTTAATAGACAGataacaaactaaaatgaaataCGACCAAATAGAAACGGACCCAGCTCTTCCAAAACACACTAAACGATACCGATCCAATTCAGAACCTGAGTTTGGTAAAGAACCACCTATTCTTCCCAGACTTGAAGCGCTCCTCTAGCCTCTTCTTGGTTTCCTTGGCAGCCGTGACCTTCTTGTCCCTGGACTGGAGGGACTCGACGGAGACGATGTCTTTGAGATCCACGTCGAGGGTGTAGCGCGTGGGCATCAGATGCTGGTAGTTGACAAGCTTGACGAAGGCCTTGACGCGTGATTTCTTCGCAGTCTTCTTGGACGAGTCCTTGCGAATGACCTTACTGGGGTACTTGTTGATCCCGGCGACCAAACAGTGACCGTATGGGCGGTCCCGGGTGCCGTCATCGAAGGCCCTAACGATGACAGCCTTGCGGCCGGCATACCTGCCTTGGAGGAGGACCACCGCCTTGTTTGGCTTTAGGAATTTCACCATTTTCCCCGAACAAGCTGTTCTCACAGTTTCGCACAGACTCTTTCACGCCCCCCGCGATGTAAAACCCTAGAGATCTAGAAAATGACACATTATATAATGAAGCTTTAGCTCTTGGTCGCTCAAGGGATTAGGGTTCTTACATAGTGGGCCTTGGGCTGGACACGAACTGGGCCTTATTTCTGTCTTTgccaatattctttttttaaataaactgtTGTTATGacgaagaaaatataaaaatagattattttgtACATGAATTCTTTGTTAAATATAATGGTCtaaatgaattttttgaataatattaaacatcTAATTATTGTCGGATCCAATTCATTATCAgtcttagaataaaattttagaagatctatcctataattaaatttctgcaatatttttttattccttgttATGTGTTCAGAACATTtacttttgttttctaatttttgcatttctattgatttttttgatgGCATAAATAAGTTTGAGCTTTTTGAAGGTTTGGAAAGGGTTGCGAGatgtgaaattattatttgtcttaaaagtttaacatgatgagaaaatgtaaattttattatttattttatatcttagcACTCCCTCTCACGTGCAGGCCAAACTCCCCCTCAATAGGTGGCCcaacatatgaaatatttaattaaatgagatagagtgtagagtcagggttcGAACTCAGAACTtctgctctaataccatgtgaaatcaccatttattccaaaaacttaaactaattgaaagaggtagattttattatttattttatatcttaacaaaagAGGAGGTAATACCGTATTATTATGATTCATACGTGAATGCAAAATCTGTTGATCAAAAGCTAAAAGAGAGACTCGAATATTACTTTGAAAATGCATTATTTCTTTTCatagatgagttaaaatgaaagttgaataaaatattattagaatatatttttttaatattatttttattttttaatttgaaaaagctgaattgtttattttattttatgtaaaaatttggtaacgttacaataattaaataaaataaaatgagttgagaataagttataaaaacaaatgagctTTGAAAAAAACATAAGCACAAAGTTAAAATTGGTGCAAATGATTCATTGAACCTATAACATTATCCCCTTTTTGTGGCGCATATTGTCGCCACAAATACTAGCGTTCATCAcctcatttttctatttatgtCCAAATATGCCGCAAATAAGGGAAGTGCATGCTGCATATGCAAAACcaaatggttaaaaaaaaaaactaattacagTCTTTTTTTACGTCGCAATTGTGTcattattttgtcaaaaaaaaattaattattagaggCGCAATTCTTGCCGCCGcaattgtgttttgtttaggtaCAAATATATCATTTAGCGGCAAAATTTTTATCGTCACAAATTGCAATTTGGTACCGCAAATGTAAGTCATCTGATCATCAAGGAATTATTAGTGGCTACGTAGTGTCATCGCAAATGTATCATCGTATGTCactgcaaaaaacaaaatagtaaTTGCTGCATTTAACAACTATCACAAAAGGCTTAATTTGAGAGCCAAATATTTTGGTGGCCCTTTCAGGCGATATTAGGCTCATAGCAAATAAACttagatacaaaaaaataattaacaacgTCGTTTATTGCATTAACAACgttgttaatatattttttatcctgTTTTGCATGAAGAGCAAAATTATAGTGAATATTTTTGGGGCATTTGTTCTTATAATAGTCTTGGTAAAACTagcacaatttattttataggtacACAGATCCCACCAAACCAATTTGATAAACCTAGAGTATGGGAATATGGGGCTATGTACACAGATCACGTATCAAATCTCAATTACTAATAAATAGCACAATAAACACATATgccatattatatttatattccaaCCATATAGAGTACTATACACAGATCTCATATGAGCATTCGATTAATTCCTACCATTCAGTCGTATTGGACCAGAACTTAATATCATGTACACAAATAACTAGTGAAAGCAATATAGCAAACAACAATAAACAGTTTAACACCAACATTATAATGCATATAGCACAATCCCCTTTGTCTTATTCACTGACGCATGAGAGTTAGTTCATATTGCATAAATATAGCAGGCCCTCTTTGTCTGCAGCCCCAACATCGTAGTTTATCCCTGATCATCAGAATCCTAGCTTTCAAGTTACCATACTCGTGCAGCCCCAACTGGTGTATTAAGAAAAAACTATCAGCCTTGTTTTCATAACCTTTacactttttatataaatctagCCATACATATCACACAGCTTGGTTTACACATATCTTCCCCCTCAACAACACAAATTTACTAATTTGTAGAAACACATTACAAGCATCAATTTCAGAGGCTGTGGAATTTAGTTACCTCAAATCTCTAGTTTCAAATTTATAGGGAGAGTTTGTGTGACACCAGAAGAAAGCTTAGAGGTATGTCCTGCAGGAAATCATTCCCTCTTCTATGCTCCAACCACAAAATCATGGAGACTGTCCATGGCAATCCAAAATAAACCAATGTTCTCTATAGGAGTAGTCCTCCCATTACGATCAAATGAAATCAACTTTGGACATGCCACACCACAAAACTATACAGTTACTTCCAAAATAAAGCACTCTTCAAAAGTCCCAACTGCAATTTATAATACCAGCCAATAGTTCTGAAACCCACATGTAATTGTCTACAATTGCTTCCAAAATGGCCTCCCATCTTGACCCTgcaaaattcacaaaaacaccaaaaaaggcatttttaattacttatgtAGCTCCCTTGGAGATTCTCCTTGGGATTGTTGCTGTGAAATGGAGTATGTCATGAATTTGTCAAACTCTACTTGTTGCACTAAAATGTCCTAAACATTTGATCGTAATTCCTCATATTGGTCCTTGTAAAACTGAGCATCCTGCGATGCATGTCAGCATTTTTCCCACATTGCTTTCTACTTGATGCATTAGGCATGACCATTTCACCCAATCCCCTCGCATATCCTGATCTATGCCCAAGAACCTCCCTAAAGACTTCTGCCGCTGCCTCTTTCATCTAATTCTCTGGTTCCATTTCATTTAACTTATCCACCATTTGATTTTTCAACAATAATAGAATTAggttatgaaaaattataatcataatgAATAGCAAAAGTAATTATGAATGCAATGACGTTCCACCTCATTATAATAACATGCCAACTTAAGATATTTACAATACTCACATAAAGATCTTCTATCATGTCGGTGTCAAAGCCATTTTTCTTCCTTGACCAGCGTGACTCTTTAAAGAAGTCAACAAGATTTCTTATACTATCACACTGCTTGATCCAACAATAACAAATTAGTGTGAAGGCCATTAAGTTTAATAAATTACTTTAAGCTGCcacaaattaaaattacatgCCTAAAATACTGTCAATACACAATTATTACATTTTCTTCTAGTAGCCGAACAAAGGACTTCCTTACAAAGAATAAACCATTTATTCCCCCCATAACCACCAATAAGCTTTGGACCAACACACTTAATATTCAGCAAAAAATAATGTGTAATAATTGATTTAACATAATGAATGACTTCACACAAATTTGAGTTCTAAGGTGGCCTTTTTTCCTTGAACTCCTCACTTCCCCATCGATTGCATAATACTTGCCAAATGTCTTCAGTAGCCAACGATGGTAAGTTATTGAGGGCCTCGTTTTTACTTCCATAACCCAAGTATAGTTTATGTAGCTCATAGTAGAAGGCATTGAATCTCTTCTGCAGTTGGTTTAAAACCATCTTGCAATGGTTTAACTTTTCCCgtgaaattataaaatcatcCTAAATGCAAATGCCAGAGACATCCATATTACAATACTATAACAATGAGAATGTTTAAATGTAAACTATAGCAAGAAGAAAGAGTTTTGCTTACTTTGACACGACTACATAGCTCCTCTTGTTCAACCTCAAGCACATTATTCCATTGAGGGTAGCTCATGTATGCATGATGTTTCACTATCCATGAGACATGTCCAGCAAATATTGATGCGCTCTAGTATGAGACCTTCGTATCCCCATCCTTGATGAGCAAAGGAGTGGATCCTACCTTTCGAAGTTTGTCAAACAGTGTTGACTTTGCTGGTCTCTAGCCACATTTCTTACCCATAGATACTAAATGTTCCATATGGcaaaaaatatcattacaaaataatagTAGCCATATTTGTGTACTAAAGACAATGTGCACCCATTTAGCAACTTCGACCTCAAATAAAACAACTTCATCTCACAtgctaagttattttataatgtattcATACCTGCACCAATCGGGCTACCTAGATCCACCCTTCGGTTTGGAAACTTCGTTACAAATACAACATCTGGTGGTTGAGTTGAGTCATCGGATGACTCATTCTCATCTTGCAATCTTTGTCCATTATGGGGTGGCAATTGCGAGTGTTGCATGTTGACGAAGGTCCAATACCTATGTAGCCTCTACCTCTTTCACGTCCTCTTCCTCTTATAGTTCGCACCATTGTCACACAAAGCAGTATTAATTACTGATTACTTTTGCTGCATCCAAATAATATATCAATTAGAAGCCTTGTAAAAACTACAAGAATTCTCACTTAGAGAACCGATTGTAAATAAGGTACTGCATTTTTACcaaaacctttttttaaaaaggtgtTGTAAAcacactaatatataaactcTCTACTACCACCCTtactacaaaaataattttgatgtaaCTTTTATATATGTACCCAATCAGCCTTTTACTACTCAACCCTTATCCCTTCCAGTGAATCTCCCCCCTCAAGGTACAGTTGAGATTTGTTAGATATAGCTCTTATAAGCTCAACATGATCCCTTTAAAACATTAGCAAAGATATAAAATTGAACTATCGAAAGGGCAGAGATTATATTAAAAGGGGGACATCACTTTTTGCGTTAGCCCACTGTCGCCGCAACCTTTAATAAAATCTCTATTGGTATTAGCGACGCAAGAGCATCGCTGTAATAATGTGATAGATGCTCCAAATGGCTTTTCCCGATGATGTCTTTTGAGGCGACAAGTCAATCGcaacaaaaatacttttattgcTATGGATATTCCTTCACAGTGGAGAACACCTCGCAAATGTTGAAAAAGCATTGTTAGCGACGATAAATATGATCGCCACAAAAAGATTAGATGCAAAAAGGGGCATTTGTTGTAGTGTGATGAAGAAAGGGACTCCTGAGCTATGAATTAGGATtgttgagaaaaataatatttgcagttgCAGAGTACACAAACGTCAcgcaattcttt
Coding sequences:
- the LOC121252928 gene encoding 60S ribosomal protein L27, coding for MVKFLKPNKAVVLLQGRYAGRKAVIVRAFDDGTRDRPYGHCLVAGINKYPSKVIRKDSSKKTAKKSRVKAFVKLVNYQHLMPTRYTLDVDLKDIVSVESLQSRDKKVTAAKETKKRLEERFKSGKNRWFFTKLRF